ttattattgttatcatCATGACAATTAAAACTGGAATCAAACTGTACACTGCACCTTAAATGCACAACTTTCCAAGGTGCAAGTTAGCTTTTTATTCAGATTttcaataccaccttaaatggacAATTTTACAAGAGGCAAGTTGGCTTCTTAGTCAAACTGTCAATGCAAATTTAAATGTGGCCCTATGGGCATCTTTAGGAAGCTGAAGTTGGCTTGTAGCATTATGGCTCACATTTCcatttcattacacattaaatgAGCAATTTTACAAAGCCCAAGtcagtttcttttttaaatgttctgttcttaAAAGGGCAAGTTTACAAGGTGCACGAGTTTCTTTTAAATTTttgcattccaccttaaacgggtGTGAAGTTAGCATTTTGTTCAAATTTAACAAAAGTACTGTTATAGTTTTTTTATTCACatcttccattccaccttaaatttgtCAAAACTAATGGTGCATGAAAgattctttttaaaatgttagcaTGTTAGCTTCTTTTAAATTGTGCAGCAGTTTTTGACAGTTTAAAGGGCAGATGTGTATCATAAAATAACAGCAACCATGACACTCAACCACAGCCAACCACAGCTTCTTTTCAAATTAATGCTACCACAACACCACTGCAAAGCTCAACATACTTGAAGGAGGATGCTAACTGTCCAGATCTGCTGTCTGATGAGGAGAGTAGGCTGCTGTATGTGTTCTAATTGTCTCTAATAAGATATAGGTGTAGAATAATTTCAATAACAAACTGTCATGCTTGTGGTCATGCACTCGTACCAGTGACCACAGCTTGACCAGCGCCAGTATCTAGCACCGTTTTGTACGTGTCATTGCGTAAATTGTTCCTGCTTTATGATCTCAGTGTCCCTGTTACTCTGTACCTGAACAGGAGCTCTGCCGGGAAATCAATAGTCCCTAAGAGGGTGATGAGCCAGTTGATACGTGAGTTATGGTCAATCATGAGTGTCTGGAGTGACTATAAAACAGTTTATGTTTTGACAGCTCTTCTAAAGACACAGCAACAGCTGGGAAAGGAACCAAAACAAAAGCTTTCCTAAGGAGTCCATACAAACAGGACCAATGCAGCAGCTAACTTTCCTAACAGTGGTTCTGTTTTTAGCCACTAGTGGATGCTACGCTTTTCCAAATCGGCAGGTTGGTTCTACAATATCAGTTCTAAATGGTGGTGGCTGGGGCACATGGGGCCCAAAACAGATGTGTCCATACGGCTATTATGCTGCAGGTTTCAGTCTGCTGGTGAGTGCACTGTTTTCCAATTGATTCTGTCCACTAGGGGGTGCTATAATACTGGGGTAATACATTGGTAAGCTCAAGTATTCAGACACCTCTTTTGTGGAGGACTGAAACTGTTACTACTGTGATTTAGggggatggagctccatccagttctTTGGGGAAGAGTTAGAGTGGGGTttatgattcagaactaatcatccaacacaaAAACCTGACCTCACTTTAATGTGCACACTCTCTGAAAACATTAGACAAACAGAACAGGAAGAACTAAAAAGTAGTGTGTTTTTAGGTGGAGTATCCAATACGTGGAGATGACACGGCCTTGAATGGAATTCGTCTCCACTGCGTTAACTCACCTTTTGGCAAGTCTGTACTTTCATCCTACGCCACGGTCACATCTGCGACGGGAAGGTGAGTGGGCCTTTCTTATTAATTGTGTCTAATAATTATAATAGGACTCAAATTTTACATTGCCCCTTAAATAAGCAACTTTACAAGGCGCACGTTAGCTACTTATTATTCcgattttccattccaccttgaATGGCCAATTTTACAAGGCGCAAAATGGCTTCTTATTCAAATGATCCATTCCAACTTAAAGAGTGCACCTAAAGTGGGCATGTTTAGGAGGCTGCAGCTGGCTTCTTTATATTTGAGAACAGTAGCATTGTGACTCTTTTTCTCatgttccattccaccttaaatgaacaAATTTACAAAGCGCAATTTACCTGACCCTCTGGCCAGTCTGCCACTCCTCATTTTGAGGTCATTAAGTCATTAAGGCTCTTTTTTCTTCCTAAAacttagaaaataataaatggacTTTTTGACCCTTTGATGGCCCTTGTGGTTAGACACTGTTGTCTTAGGTGGAGTTTGCTCTCTGTATTTTGGGATGGTTTCGATGCTggaattaattgttttttaacGATGAGTCTATTATTTTAATGGAGTAAGAAAGCCCACTGCTGCCCTGCATTTAGAGAAGCCAGTTGAGGTGGCATTTCAGAAGATGGCTCCCTACTGGATGCCTCCCGCTGGAGGTATAACAGACATAGCCAACTTGGGGGACATCCTGACTTTATCTGTCTGGCCTGGGAAAACCTGGATATCCTCCAGGGTGAGCTGTAAGAAGTTGTAGGGGTCAGAGGCTGCAAATGCCTGGATTTCTTTGCTCACCATGTTGCCAATAAGATGCTTTTTTTGGCAGAAACTAAGGGTACGGCAAGGACAAGGGGAGGGTGGAAAGTGTAGAGGCTGTTTAACATTTGGATAACAGGAATCCTCTCCATGTTTGTGATCTTTCATCAGCTGGGGTACATGGACAAAAGCAAAGTATTGTCAAACTGGAGTGATGAAGAACTTTCAGCTCCGCGTGGAAGGTCATCAAGGAGATGGCGATGACACGGCTGCAAACAACATAAAGTACTGAACTTGTTTATTATAAATACCACTAGTTTTGGTCTCAGATTGGACCATCCATGGTCTTAATTCTTAGTGCTCTACCTGAATTAACATCATCTGATCTGATTTCTTTCCAGGTTCCAGTGTTCAGATCGCAGTGAACTTGTCGGTGATGGTACATCCTGGGGAACCTGGGGTGGCTGGAGTAAATGGTGCAGTGGACAGGGCATCTGTGGCATCCAAACAAAAGTAGAGGGTCCTCAAGGGTCAGGAGACGACACTTCTCTCAATGACGTTCAATTCATCTGCTGTGATGATTACTGACACGTGCCGTGGAAACCAGACATGTCGTTACTCTCcctctgtttgtttgtcttttacgGCTGATCTTTCCAGATTATTGTCTGTCAATGCACTAAAAATTTTGAAGATAAAATATGTATGCATGCACACTGCCTTTAACTTGTTCATGTAGCCTGTTTCCACAGGCCCCCTAGTGGCCATCCTGCCTGCTGAACTGAAATCTACAGACACAGTTGATTTTTCTCCTGGTGTGAATCTTTTGATAGAGGAGTTCCAGTATGTGCATATTCACTCTGCACTCGTCTTCACTCAGAGTGAAATGTATCAAATTTGGAGCGGTCAGGGATGACCTTGTTTGTATTTAATCAGAGTAAATTATATTGTTGTTTATGTGTCCTTCTGTTGTTCTGATGtcaacaaaataaacatctacaaatatttggCATTGTTCGACAGTTTTCATTACACAATTAAAcgcatacacacatgcacacacacaaacacactctacaTCACTGACCAATCATAATATCaacagagaagagaaaacaaaataacagcCACTTGGGTCAATGCAGAAAGGGCTTAATGAAAGAAATAATTGGAACATAACCTGATTGTTGTCTATTTCCTCGGCTCCACTGACCTTACAACAACAACTCTGCATACGTTTGCCAACCCCCACAGTGCAGAAACAActtggtggtgggtcattctcagcgctgcagtgacactgacatgttgctggtacgagtggatcagacacagcacatgctgctggagtttgaaAACATTTCAAAGTTACTACTGGAccgagaatagtccaccaaccaaaaacatccagccataATCTTCCTGTGGTGGGCATCCAGTGATCACTGATGAAGCTTGTTTGCTGGCTGTTTGAACAGCTAGCTAGCATGCTAATCTACAAatacactctttaaaataaaagtccctcaaaaggttctttgagcgatgccgtAGAAGAGCTGGTTTTGCTGGTAAGTTTCAGTGGGTAAAAAAACTTAAGAtcaagtgatggatttttaacccttaaaaaggttcttcacactcacacatctcttaaaggaactaaaagtggttcttctattaCCTCATCATAACTAAACTTCACAGAACTAAGTGTAGCACTGGTCTCCGTGTTGAACTTGAACAAGGTTTCAAAACAGCAGGTGGGAATCAATAGGCCAGTCCTGCCAGTAAAAGGGGGGTGGGACTGTTGAAAACTATGTTGGTGTCATAGTCGTATTCTACAGAGCGTAAGGAAATATTTGGCACTGACTCTGAACTCTTCCAGAGCCTGGAGAACTCTGCCGGGGCGAGTACTTAAGAAGAAAACAGAGGAGGGACAGTTTTCTCCAGATTTTAGAGATGCCTCGACTCCTTTTCATTACAGTgattctgtttctttcttctggtatggaagcaaatctgtctcatcagattttgaaatattaccaccacAATTTGCTttgcaattatgcatctgaatataactaCTCTTGAACTGAACTCATGAACATTCAAGAACAGGTTTTCACtcttattattcaaggttaataaattcagataaaaaaatgtcAAGCTTAaacaaattcaaacaatatatttcgaagttgctccaATTCAGGAGCCAAAATACGAGGAAATTGTAAAAAACTGTAATATTAGATTACAGTTTGTTTGGTTACAAACAGCACCAACTAGTGGACATCATTGTAAAAAAACAATCACACGGCCTGTGAATTTACTAAAAAGTTTTGGAACAAAAACTAAACTCATTTGTCTTTgggcaaatttatttattttattttattttcaaaatgaaacattaaaaacatcagCTGAGACAGAAAGCAAGAGTCATGCTAAGTCAGGAACCCAAAGCCCCTTTCACATATGCAACCCAGAAATTTTCCAGACTTAACCAGGGGGAGCTCCATCCATGAATGCAACATTTGTACCATTGTACATTTGGAAACAGAAATTTTCTGACATCCGCAGGGAAACACATTGCACTTCACACATTAGTGGCAGCACTATTAAAACCACTCCTGTTGCCAAAAGCTGTTGCCATGATTAAATGCCAGACTCACACAAAAGACACTTCAGAAGTGGCACGAGGAAATTATTTTGCAGATGTAGCAGCGAAAAAAGCAGCTGGAAATGACccaatgttttctctttttctggaATCCTGTGTTCCGGAGCCccaccctctcacactctcacacacagaactaACATCGCAGGCCTCAGAGGCAGAGTGTTCTGCTTGGTGCAAAGCAGGCTGTGTATTCAAAGATGGAATGTGGCAAGTTTTAGATGGTAGGCCTTGCCTACCCTCTGTTTATTTTCCCTATTTTGCAAAATTGTCTCATGGGAAAGATCATGCATCTAAAGGGGCTATGGTATCTGCAGTACAACGAATCTGGTACACAAAGgttttgtgaaaaatgtctcATATGCGCCCAGCACCATGCAGCCCGAGGCATCAAAATAACACCAGGGGGAAAACCCTCCACCCAATGTGCTATTTGAACATTTGCAGATGGATTTCATTGAACTCAACCAATCCGAGGGGAAATGGTATTGTTTGGTGATAGTGGACATTCCAAATGGGAGGAATGTACCAGAAAGCAAGATGTGCAGGCTGTAGCAAGAGTCTTGGTGCATATTATTCCACATTGGGGTATTCCCTGACACCTTGGCTGTGACAAGGGACTAGTCTCCATTAGCACAGCACTCACTCAGCTCAAGGGGAAAATGTATTatcattttatccacaaagtGTAGGTTCATTGGAGGAAGTGCAACAATCAAAAGCAAGCTTCAGAAATGTTGTGTGGAAACAGGGCTCAATTGGGTGCAGGCATTACCACTGGTCTTAATGTATATGCGCATGCAAAACAGAACCAGAACTTGGTTTAAcaccttttgaaattttgtttggCAGGCCACCAAGAAGGGGTTTGGATCCACCAGGCCACGTGGACGACGTGGGACTCCTGGAAGACCACATGTTGTCCTATTGTAAGAAATTACTAACAATCTTACGCTCTGTTCACTCACAGGCAGCAGCAGCTTCGCCTAAAAAGTTGGAGGGGAAGTTACACTCCTTGAAACAGGAGACTGGGTGGTGAACAGCGATGGTTGGGGCCCTTCCAAGTCCTGCTGACTAGCGAAACTGCGGTGAAGGTGGAGGGACGCGCACCTTGGATCCACGTGACGCACTGCAAGAAGGCACCCACCTTACAGGGGGACGACAGCGACGCCGTGAAGCGAGAATAAATGTTTTCCAACTGTTAATCTTTATCTTTTGGCTGATGTTGTTGGCACCAGCATTAACTAGGCCATTTCAAGGTTCAGGTTATCCCAGCGACACCATACGATCAGGTATAAATCTTTGGCATCAAAAGGCTAAATATGCTGTTACAACAGCAACAGATTCATCATGTTATGTGTGTATGGGTACTCGGGAAGTCCCCATTATAATGCCGTTTCCTTACAATGCTTCCACTTGTACCAAATACATGAGAAAAATGCATTCAGATCCATTAAAGATAGAATGCTTACTTCAGgagaataaaagtaaaatgtgtAAGACATCCTTGATCAGTCAATAAATGGAGGCTATATGTGTCCTAGAGATCGTGCTCTAGCAGCTGGCTCAAAAACATCCAATTATTCAGTTATACATCGTGAATGTCCCACATGGCTTAAGTCTTTCTTAATGTTGTCCCGTACAGGGATGATTGAAAACCCAGATGATTATGTTGACGATTTGAACACTCCCTGTGAGTGTTACACTAGAAACTTGTCAAAAGATG
This genomic interval from Hoplias malabaricus isolate fHopMal1 chromosome 15, fHopMal1.hap1, whole genome shotgun sequence contains the following:
- the LOC136668846 gene encoding vitelline membrane outer layer protein 1-like gives rise to the protein MQQLTFLTVVLFLATSGCYAFPNRQVGSTISVLNGGGWGTWGPKQMCPYGYYAAGFSLLVEYPIRGDDTALNGIRLHCVNSPFGKSVLSSYATVTSATGSWGTWTKAKYCQTGVMKNFQLRVEGHQGDGDDTAANNIKFQCSDRSELVGDGTSWGTWGGWSKWCSGQGICGIQTKVEGPQGSGDDTSLNDVQFICCDDY